One Cryptosporangium aurantiacum DNA window includes the following coding sequences:
- a CDS encoding helix-turn-helix transcriptional regulator: MQGDRRHPVSRALVGRERELRRLQELLDRTAAGRLTLAVVEGARGSGTSRLLQEFVTAARRRGAATVREADWIDGSGMWRIVAADRTADGSPGGTVPRLLTCERPQWIHALVWPELEAIARTVPVLVVLVRRSGATWTEPDQIAQDGPHRVVLDPLPPPAVATLLTALAGGVPDADLRTLSAVAAGNPQAVEDLVAGLREESLLRVDGGRAGVVAVRLPARTRVRLDATLAALSPSARHLVQVAATIGPRFGLRELARLLHRNAAALVPAVDEAIACGLVVGADEDLVFRHELVRATVEGSLPRSVRVALRDERTALRREPGAPAGRPRTAPKERFTRRVRGAEPTRPAAGEEWDGLTEQERQIAELVGCALTNQQIAHRIGRSPHTVNYHLRQIFRKLELTSRIELARLARDLAEPGADPGDDPVTA; encoded by the coding sequence GTGCAGGGGGATCGGCGGCACCCCGTGTCTCGGGCGCTCGTGGGCAGAGAGCGCGAGCTGCGAAGACTACAGGAGCTTCTGGACCGGACGGCGGCGGGCCGTCTGACGCTGGCGGTGGTGGAGGGGGCCCGCGGGAGCGGGACGAGCCGCCTGCTGCAGGAGTTCGTCACCGCGGCCCGCCGCCGTGGGGCGGCCACGGTGCGCGAGGCCGATTGGATCGACGGCAGCGGCATGTGGCGGATCGTCGCGGCCGACCGGACCGCGGACGGGTCACCCGGTGGCACCGTGCCGCGGCTGCTGACCTGTGAGCGTCCGCAGTGGATCCACGCGCTGGTGTGGCCGGAGCTGGAGGCGATCGCGCGGACCGTTCCGGTGCTGGTCGTGCTGGTCCGGCGGTCCGGCGCGACGTGGACGGAGCCGGACCAGATCGCGCAGGACGGCCCGCACCGGGTGGTGCTCGACCCGCTGCCGCCGCCCGCGGTGGCGACGTTGCTGACCGCGCTGGCCGGTGGTGTGCCGGATGCCGACCTGCGCACGCTGAGCGCGGTCGCCGCCGGGAACCCGCAGGCAGTCGAGGACCTCGTGGCGGGGCTGCGCGAGGAGTCGCTGCTGCGGGTCGACGGCGGCCGCGCCGGTGTGGTGGCGGTCCGCCTGCCTGCCCGCACCCGGGTTCGATTGGACGCGACGCTGGCCGCGCTCTCGCCGTCCGCGCGCCACCTGGTGCAGGTCGCGGCCACGATCGGGCCGCGCTTCGGGCTCCGCGAACTGGCGAGGCTGCTTCACCGCAACGCGGCCGCGCTCGTGCCCGCGGTGGACGAGGCGATCGCGTGCGGGCTGGTCGTGGGCGCAGACGAGGACCTCGTGTTCCGCCACGAGCTGGTGCGGGCCACGGTCGAGGGGTCGCTCCCCCGGTCGGTCCGGGTCGCGCTCCGCGACGAGCGCACCGCGCTCCGCCGGGAACCCGGGGCGCCGGCCGGTCGCCCTCGAACAGCGCCGAAGGAGCGGTTCACCCGGCGGGTGCGGGGTGCCGAGCCCACCCGGCCCGCGGCCGGCGAGGAGTGGGACGGGCTCACCGAGCAGGAGCGGCAGATCGCGGAGCTGGTCGGCTGCGCACTGACCAACCAGCAGATCGCGCACCGGATCGGCCGCTCGCCGCACACGGTCAACTACCACCTCCGGCAGATTTTCCGGAAGCTGGAGCTCACGTCGCGGATCGAGCTCGCCCGGCTCGCTCGTGATCTCGCCGAACCCGGCGCGGACCCCGGCGACGACCCGGTCACCGCCTGA
- a CDS encoding 2,3-dihydro-2,3-dihydroxybenzoate dehydrogenase, with product MTASGAPRASGLAGRGALVTGAAQGIGAAVSRALAAEGARVVLADRNHPAIQRLAEDLRGCGHDATAVPLDVRDSADVERAVTAAEAAVGAVDVLVNVAGVLTTGPAVNTGDDAWAAVFDVNAGGVFRCSRAVARRMVPRRRGVIVTVGSNAAGVPRSGMAAYAASKAAAAQFTRCLGLELAEFGIRCNVVAPGSTDTPMLRGMWSGPADQDATLRGDPDRYRVGIPLGRLAQPDDVADAVVFLASDRARHITLHDLYVDGGAALRA from the coding sequence ATGACCGCCTCCGGTGCGCCGCGGGCGTCGGGGCTGGCGGGGCGGGGTGCGCTGGTGACCGGTGCTGCTCAGGGCATCGGCGCGGCGGTGAGCCGGGCGCTGGCCGCCGAGGGCGCCCGGGTCGTGCTCGCCGACCGGAACCACCCGGCGATCCAGCGCCTCGCCGAGGACCTGCGCGGCTGCGGCCACGACGCGACCGCGGTGCCGCTCGACGTCCGGGACAGCGCGGACGTCGAGCGAGCGGTCACCGCGGCCGAGGCGGCCGTCGGAGCGGTCGACGTGCTGGTCAACGTCGCCGGCGTCCTGACCACCGGCCCCGCCGTGAACACCGGCGACGACGCCTGGGCCGCGGTGTTCGACGTGAACGCCGGCGGCGTGTTCCGGTGCTCCCGCGCGGTCGCCCGCCGCATGGTGCCGCGCCGCCGCGGCGTCATCGTCACGGTCGGCTCGAACGCCGCCGGCGTCCCGCGGAGCGGAATGGCGGCGTACGCGGCGTCCAAGGCCGCGGCCGCGCAGTTCACCCGCTGTCTGGGCCTGGAGCTGGCGGAGTTCGGGATCCGCTGCAACGTCGTCGCCCCCGGCTCCACCGACACCCCGATGCTGCGGGGCATGTGGAGCGGCCCGGCCGACCAGGACGCCACCCTGCGCGGCGACCCCGACCGGTATCGGGTCGGCATCCCGCTGGGGCGTCTCGCCCAGCCCGACGACGTCGCGGACGCCGTCGTGTTCCTGGCGTCCGACCGGGCGCGGCACATCACCCTGCACGACCTGTACGTCGACGGTGGCGCGGCGTTGCGCGCCTGA
- a CDS encoding isochorismatase family protein: MPIPSIASYAMPTAAELTVGPAAWRPDPARAALLVHDMQGYFLDFFPPDRSPTTELLTNVARLKAAAAACGMPVIHTAQPGRMTRSARGLLHDLWGPGMTDEPRARDIVPAVAPQPGDAVLVKHRYSAFHRTTLAADLAAAGRDQLVVCGVFAHIGCLLTAADAYAHDVEPFLVADAVADFSAEEHRMALRYAARRCAATPTTDQVLAEL, from the coding sequence GTGCCGATCCCGTCCATCGCCTCCTACGCCATGCCGACCGCCGCCGAGCTGACCGTCGGCCCGGCGGCCTGGCGTCCGGACCCCGCGCGAGCCGCGCTGCTGGTCCACGACATGCAGGGCTACTTCCTGGACTTCTTCCCACCGGACCGCTCGCCCACCACCGAGCTGCTGACCAACGTCGCGCGGCTGAAGGCCGCGGCGGCGGCGTGCGGCATGCCGGTGATCCACACCGCGCAGCCGGGCCGGATGACGCGGTCCGCGCGCGGGCTACTGCACGACCTGTGGGGTCCGGGTATGACCGACGAGCCGCGGGCGCGGGACATCGTGCCCGCGGTGGCGCCGCAGCCCGGCGACGCGGTGCTCGTCAAGCACCGCTACAGCGCGTTCCACCGCACGACGCTCGCCGCGGACCTCGCCGCGGCGGGGCGCGACCAGCTCGTGGTGTGCGGGGTGTTCGCGCACATCGGTTGCCTGCTCACCGCCGCCGACGCGTACGCGCACGACGTCGAGCCGTTCCTGGTGGCTGACGCGGTCGCAGACTTCAGCGCCGAGGAACACCGGATGGCGCTCCGGTACGCGGCCCGCCGCTGCGCGGCCACCCCGACGACCGACCAGGTGCTCGCGGAGCTCTGA
- a CDS encoding glycoside hydrolase family 16 protein — protein sequence MDDFDGAELNTDVWLPHYLPAWSSRAATRASYTVAASSLRLTVPPEHGLWCADDHTPPMRVSGIQSGNWSGPLGGTRGQQPYRNGTTVREEQPEFRGWLPTGGRLEMRARMVLGPTSMAAWWLVGFEDVPEQCAEICVAEVFGSAVVPGESAEVGMGLHAFRDPAVAEDFSAPRLPIDVAEFHTYAVDWTRSRVAFYVDGEFVRECPRPPWYPMQHMLAVFDFPDAAALPAPPPELVVDYLRAV from the coding sequence GTGGACGACTTCGACGGCGCGGAGCTGAACACCGACGTCTGGCTACCCCATTACCTGCCTGCCTGGAGTTCGCGGGCGGCGACCCGAGCGTCGTACACGGTCGCCGCGTCGTCTCTGCGGCTGACAGTCCCACCCGAACACGGGCTCTGGTGCGCCGACGACCACACGCCGCCGATGCGGGTCTCGGGGATCCAGTCCGGGAATTGGTCCGGGCCGCTCGGCGGAACCCGGGGCCAGCAGCCGTACCGCAACGGCACCACCGTCCGGGAGGAGCAGCCGGAGTTCCGCGGCTGGCTGCCCACCGGCGGCCGCCTCGAGATGCGCGCCCGGATGGTGCTGGGGCCGACGTCGATGGCGGCCTGGTGGCTGGTCGGGTTCGAGGACGTGCCGGAGCAGTGCGCCGAGATCTGCGTCGCCGAGGTTTTCGGGAGTGCGGTGGTGCCGGGGGAATCGGCGGAGGTGGGGATGGGCCTGCACGCGTTCCGCGACCCGGCGGTGGCGGAGGACTTCTCGGCGCCCCGCCTGCCGATCGACGTCGCCGAGTTCCACACGTACGCGGTCGACTGGACCCGGTCCCGGGTGGCGTTCTACGTGGACGGCGAGTTCGTCCGCGAGTGCCCGCGCCCACCCTGGTACCCGATGCAGCACATGCTCGCGGTCTTCGACTTCCCGGACGCCGCGGCGCTTCCGGCCCCGCCACCCGAACTCGTCGTCGACTACCTCCGCGCGGTTTGA
- a CDS encoding HNH endonuclease signature motif containing protein: MSDPGDLTQLAVMPAGPELIAALAQVGPVTRRTTDDAGVREILPDSTEQVVFAQLVQKAQSWIDSLLNAAVLQIAGSRIGPDDEDWGREEIAAAGSREADGAREADGAREADGARAADVAAEGAGSCTAAEADGARNAAGSRTAGSRTAAGTCTAAGADAAPDDARAALARAVLAGQRATPPRVALVAPLSTVLGADNQPGDLTGYGPVPASIVRRLAADSRWEKWLTDNHGVVTDLGRSTYRPSAELADLVRAIYPTCMFPGCSQPSYRCDLDHNIRRIDGGPTSAENMVPLCRRHHRAKDEAGWALHHDPATGSCTWTSPAGHTYTVDPPAYDSGPDPGIPAADWSTPLTARPAPQSAPQSAAQSAGRSQSEAQLVGACAGGRAPVNLDDLGDPPPF; this comes from the coding sequence ATGAGCGACCCCGGAGACTTGACGCAGCTCGCCGTGATGCCCGCCGGGCCGGAGCTGATCGCGGCGCTGGCTCAGGTGGGGCCCGTGACGCGACGGACGACCGACGACGCCGGTGTGCGGGAGATACTCCCGGACTCCACCGAGCAGGTCGTCTTCGCTCAACTCGTGCAGAAGGCCCAGTCGTGGATCGACTCCCTGCTCAACGCCGCGGTGTTGCAGATCGCCGGATCGCGGATCGGGCCGGACGACGAGGACTGGGGCCGCGAGGAGATCGCCGCCGCCGGATCCCGCGAGGCCGACGGAGCCCGCGAGGCCGACGGAGCCCGCGAGGCCGACGGAGCCCGCGCAGCGGACGTGGCCGCCGAAGGCGCCGGGTCCTGCACGGCCGCCGAGGCGGACGGGGCCCGCAATGCCGCCGGGTCCCGCACGGCCGGGTCCCGCACGGCCGCCGGGACTTGCACGGCTGCCGGGGCTGACGCTGCGCCGGACGACGCGCGGGCGGCGCTGGCCCGAGCGGTCCTGGCCGGGCAGCGGGCCACCCCGCCCCGTGTCGCGCTCGTCGCGCCTCTGTCCACCGTGCTCGGTGCCGACAACCAGCCCGGCGACCTCACCGGTTACGGCCCCGTACCGGCCTCCATCGTCCGGAGGCTCGCCGCCGACAGCCGCTGGGAGAAGTGGCTCACCGATAACCACGGCGTTGTCACCGACCTCGGCCGCAGCACCTACCGACCGTCCGCTGAGCTGGCCGACCTGGTGCGCGCCATCTACCCCACCTGTATGTTCCCCGGCTGCTCCCAGCCGTCCTACCGCTGCGACCTCGACCACAACATCCGCCGCATCGACGGCGGCCCCACCAGCGCCGAAAACATGGTCCCCTTGTGCCGACGCCATCACCGCGCCAAGGACGAAGCCGGCTGGGCCCTGCACCACGACCCGGCCACCGGATCCTGCACCTGGACCAGCCCCGCCGGCCACACCTACACCGTCGATCCACCCGCATACGACAGCGGGCCCGATCCCGGCATCCCGGCAGCTGACTGGTCGACTCCCCTCACCGCGCGGCCCGCGCCCCAGTCCGCGCCCCAGTCCGCGGCGCAGTCCGCGGGCCGGTCCCAGTCCGAGGCCCAGCTCGTCGGAGCGTGCGCCGGCGGGCGCGCACCGGTCAACCTCGACGACCTCGGCGACCCGCCGCCGTTCTGA
- a CDS encoding FAD-dependent monooxygenase — protein MGIRIAVVGGGIGGLTTARALNTVGLPCVVLERAGVPRETGYGIQLGPDGARLLPNLGVHLDGTAVRPVTRELRRWSDNTLLSRETLPAPYFTLPRSELHRLLSADVPVRHGTPCAGVTETPDGVTLELADGGTLTADLVIGADGLHSVVRAAVGADEVRCSGSSAFRAVVRRDAPPRVVVWLGPGQHCVAYPIAPGLLNVVATVGVPGGPRPLPADPLPAYHDWHPDVRQLLAAGRTPSAHGLFDRPPLARWHTRRIVLVGDAAHPMLPYRAQGASLAIEDATTLAACLASGPLEDATDLARALARYDALRRPRVAAVADAVRAAARDHDLPDGPDQQNRDRRLAEEPAAVPINPAPPPEAAPPPGAAPRVGADR, from the coding sequence ATGGGCATCCGGATCGCCGTGGTGGGCGGAGGCATCGGGGGGCTCACCACCGCACGAGCACTGAACACCGTAGGGCTGCCCTGCGTCGTCCTCGAACGAGCCGGCGTCCCCCGGGAGACCGGCTACGGCATCCAGCTGGGCCCGGACGGCGCCCGGCTGCTGCCGAACCTCGGCGTCCACCTCGACGGCACCGCGGTCCGGCCGGTCACCAGGGAGCTGCGGCGCTGGAGCGACAACACGCTGCTGAGCCGCGAAACGCTGCCCGCGCCGTACTTCACGCTGCCCCGTTCCGAGCTGCACCGCCTCCTGTCCGCCGACGTCCCGGTGCGGCACGGGACGCCGTGTGCCGGGGTCACCGAGACACCGGACGGCGTCACGCTGGAGCTGGCGGACGGCGGCACGCTCACCGCGGACCTGGTGATCGGGGCCGACGGCCTGCACTCGGTGGTCCGGGCGGCGGTCGGCGCGGACGAGGTGCGGTGCTCGGGGTCGTCCGCCTTTCGTGCGGTGGTTCGCCGGGATGCGCCGCCGCGGGTGGTCGTCTGGCTGGGGCCCGGTCAGCACTGCGTCGCGTACCCGATCGCGCCCGGCTTGCTCAACGTCGTGGCGACGGTCGGCGTCCCGGGCGGTCCCCGTCCGTTGCCGGCCGACCCACTTCCCGCCTACCACGACTGGCATCCGGACGTTCGGCAGCTGCTCGCCGCAGGTCGGACGCCGTCCGCACACGGACTGTTCGACCGGCCGCCGCTGGCCCGGTGGCACACTCGCCGGATCGTGCTGGTCGGCGACGCCGCGCACCCGATGCTGCCGTACCGGGCGCAGGGGGCTTCGCTGGCGATCGAGGACGCGACAACGCTCGCCGCGTGCCTCGCGTCCGGCCCGCTCGAGGACGCGACGGACCTGGCCCGCGCGCTGGCCCGGTACGACGCGCTGCGGCGGCCCCGGGTCGCCGCGGTCGCCGACGCGGTGCGGGCGGCGGCACGCGACCACGACCTCCCGGACGGCCCGGATCAACAGAACCGAGACCGCCGCCTAGCCGAGGAGCCCGCCGCAGTCCCGATCAACCCCGCGCCACCGCCCGAAGCCGCACCACCGCCCGGGGCCGCGCCGCGGGTGGGGGCCGACCGATGA
- a CDS encoding 2-amino-3,7-dideoxy-D-threo-hept-6-ulosonate synthase, with product MSFARRIRLQHLYRRDSAGLVIVPLDHPISVGPAAHSGRLDRLVGEIADNGADAVVLHKGAVRQIRPRWFRSMSLLVHLSASTGLAGDPDAKYLVCGVEEALRLGAHGVSVHVNVGSVTEARQIADLAAVAEACDRWGVPLLAMVYVRGPAVVDGRAPDVVAHAVTVAAELGADLVKTALPDSATEVAAIVASCPVPVVAAGGATADPEDTFRHLLTAVHGGAGGVAAGRLVFTADDPGERVRRLTALVHDRAAAVTR from the coding sequence GTGTCTTTTGCGCGTCGGATTCGACTGCAGCATTTATATCGCCGCGACTCCGCCGGCCTGGTGATCGTTCCGCTCGATCACCCGATCAGCGTGGGTCCGGCTGCCCACAGCGGACGCCTGGACCGGCTGGTCGGGGAGATCGCCGACAACGGTGCGGACGCCGTCGTGCTGCACAAGGGCGCGGTGCGTCAGATCCGCCCGCGCTGGTTCCGGTCGATGTCCCTGCTCGTGCACCTGAGCGCCAGCACCGGGCTGGCCGGTGATCCGGACGCCAAGTACCTGGTGTGCGGCGTCGAGGAAGCGCTGCGCCTCGGCGCGCACGGGGTGAGCGTCCACGTGAACGTCGGGTCGGTCACCGAGGCGCGGCAGATCGCCGACCTCGCGGCGGTCGCCGAGGCGTGCGACCGGTGGGGCGTCCCGTTGCTGGCGATGGTGTACGTCCGTGGACCGGCGGTCGTCGACGGCCGGGCGCCGGACGTCGTCGCGCACGCGGTGACGGTCGCCGCGGAGCTGGGCGCCGACCTGGTGAAGACCGCGCTGCCGGACTCCGCCACCGAGGTCGCGGCGATCGTCGCGTCCTGCCCGGTGCCGGTGGTGGCGGCCGGGGGAGCGACGGCCGACCCGGAGGACACGTTCCGCCACCTGCTCACCGCGGTGCACGGCGGCGCGGGCGGTGTTGCGGCCGGGCGTCTGGTGTTCACCGCGGACGACCCGGGCGAGCGGGTCCGGCGGCTCACCGCGCTCGTCCACGACCGCGCCGCGGCGGTGACCCGATGA
- a CDS encoding SelT/SelW/SelH family protein has translation MADAKPRVEVEYCIRCRWLPRAAWLAQELLTTFENDLGAVALVPGTDGVFTVRVDDAVIWNRKDDGFPEPTAVKRRIRDIVAPGRSLGHSDAPA, from the coding sequence ATGGCAGACGCGAAGCCACGGGTCGAGGTCGAGTACTGCATCCGGTGCCGTTGGCTGCCCCGGGCGGCGTGGCTGGCCCAGGAGTTGCTCACGACGTTCGAGAATGATCTCGGTGCGGTCGCCCTGGTGCCGGGGACCGACGGCGTCTTCACCGTGCGGGTGGACGACGCGGTGATCTGGAACCGCAAGGACGACGGCTTCCCCGAGCCGACCGCGGTCAAGCGGAGGATCCGGGACATCGTCGCCCCGGGCCGCAGCCTCGGCCACAGCGACGCGCCCGCGTAA
- a CDS encoding phenylacetate--CoA ligase family protein: MKLPEIGDWSSFEELARLQDARLDAVLAAAARSPFYQRRGVPADLTHAEPTTTADLRDAYPFGMLAVDRAELATYHESSGSSGAPTASYYTAADWEDLAGRFARKWTGIRESDTFLVRTPYALMITGHLAHAAARRAGATVVPADNRSSAMPYGRLIRVLHDLDVTVTWSLPTETLLWVAAARLAGYEPGRDFPALRALFVAGEPLSPARRARIGALWGVPVVEEYGATEAGSLAGVCPHGRLHLWADRVLVEVRDPATGQVKPDGRGRLVVTPLYRDAMPLLRYELEDEVEVTYRACACGWWLPDVWVLGRSAHVGHAVTQVDLEEQVFSLPAEFGVLFWRARIDGARLEIQIEVNARHRAAATRALAAAVTDAYALDVTVDAVPPGRLVPVELLTAAPDVLKPRMLFGPGEPWDAAHRYY, from the coding sequence ATGAAGCTGCCCGAGATCGGGGACTGGTCCTCGTTCGAGGAACTGGCCCGGCTCCAGGACGCCCGGCTGGACGCGGTGCTCGCGGCCGCCGCCCGGTCGCCGTTCTACCAGCGCCGGGGCGTCCCGGCCGACCTCACCCACGCGGAACCGACCACCACCGCCGACCTGCGCGACGCCTATCCGTTCGGGATGCTCGCGGTCGACCGCGCCGAGCTGGCCACGTACCACGAGTCCAGCGGAAGCAGCGGAGCCCCGACCGCGTCGTACTACACCGCCGCGGACTGGGAGGACCTCGCCGGGCGGTTCGCACGCAAGTGGACCGGCATCCGCGAGTCGGACACGTTCCTGGTCCGGACGCCGTACGCGCTGATGATCACCGGGCACCTCGCGCACGCGGCGGCCCGTCGCGCGGGGGCGACCGTCGTCCCGGCCGACAACCGCTCGTCGGCGATGCCGTACGGGCGGCTGATCCGCGTGCTGCACGACCTCGACGTGACCGTCACCTGGTCGCTGCCGACCGAGACACTGCTCTGGGTCGCCGCCGCGCGGCTGGCCGGGTACGAACCGGGCCGCGACTTCCCGGCGCTGCGCGCGCTGTTCGTGGCCGGCGAGCCGCTCAGCCCCGCGCGCCGGGCTCGGATCGGCGCGCTCTGGGGCGTCCCGGTCGTCGAGGAGTACGGCGCGACCGAGGCCGGGAGCCTGGCCGGTGTGTGCCCGCACGGCCGCCTGCACCTGTGGGCCGACCGGGTGCTGGTCGAGGTCCGCGACCCGGCCACCGGACAGGTCAAACCGGACGGACGAGGGCGCCTCGTCGTCACGCCGCTCTACCGGGACGCGATGCCGCTGCTCCGCTACGAGCTGGAGGACGAGGTCGAGGTCACCTACCGGGCCTGCGCCTGCGGCTGGTGGCTGCCGGACGTCTGGGTGCTGGGCCGGTCGGCGCACGTCGGGCACGCGGTCACCCAGGTCGACCTGGAGGAGCAGGTGTTCTCGCTGCCCGCCGAGTTCGGCGTGCTGTTCTGGCGCGCCCGGATCGACGGGGCCCGGCTGGAGATCCAGATCGAGGTCAATGCGCGGCACCGTGCGGCGGCGACTCGAGCGCTGGCGGCCGCGGTCACCGACGCGTACGCGCTGGACGTGACCGTGGACGCGGTGCCGCCGGGCCGCCTGGTGCCGGTGGAGCTGCTGACCGCCGCGCCGGACGTACTGAAACCGCGGATGCTGTTCGGCCCGGGCGAGCCCTGGGACGCCGCACATCGGTACTACTGA
- a CDS encoding amidohydrolase family protein — MSRAVKPAPAPNVVDFHARLAPGLLTTMDACGITRAAVSAGGLVDLDTLSDRLVEAHRGDEPADNAAVLRSAQASGGRLLPFFFADPRCDVEAYAKAAPDFRGLEISPAVHGVRLDDPGVTALVATAAEHHHPVYLVCLGRPGTRAADLVALATAFPTVDFVFGHCGFTGLDARGLATIAPQPNIAAETSGCFTAVARLALARLGPARVLFGTEYPLQDPRVELAKLAALDLEPPVLRAMTSENALRLLGEENR, encoded by the coding sequence GTGTCACGAGCAGTGAAACCGGCGCCCGCCCCGAATGTCGTCGACTTCCACGCGCGGCTGGCGCCGGGGTTGCTCACGACGATGGACGCGTGCGGCATCACCCGCGCGGCGGTCTCCGCGGGCGGCCTGGTCGACCTCGACACGCTGTCCGACCGGCTGGTGGAGGCGCACCGCGGTGACGAGCCCGCCGACAACGCGGCCGTTCTCCGCAGTGCCCAGGCGTCCGGCGGGCGGCTGCTGCCGTTCTTCTTCGCCGACCCGCGGTGCGACGTCGAGGCCTACGCGAAGGCCGCCCCGGACTTCCGCGGCCTGGAGATCTCACCCGCGGTGCACGGCGTCCGCCTCGACGATCCGGGCGTGACCGCGCTCGTCGCGACCGCGGCCGAACACCACCACCCGGTCTACCTGGTCTGCCTCGGCCGGCCCGGCACCCGCGCGGCCGACCTCGTCGCGCTCGCCACCGCGTTCCCGACCGTCGACTTCGTGTTCGGGCACTGCGGCTTCACCGGCCTGGATGCCCGCGGCCTCGCCACGATCGCGCCGCAGCCGAACATCGCCGCCGAGACGTCCGGCTGTTTCACCGCGGTCGCCCGGCTGGCGCTGGCCAGGCTCGGCCCGGCCCGGGTGCTGTTCGGCACCGAGTACCCCCTGCAAGACCCCCGGGTGGAGCTGGCCAAGCTCGCCGCCCTCGACCTCGAACCGCCCGTCCTCCGCGCGATGACGTCGGAGAACGCGCTCCGTCTGCTCGGAGAGGAAAACCGATGA
- a CDS encoding 3-dehydroquinate synthase II family protein, which translates to MTGRRTQCWLDLRNLGEVTDVVREEALHAGFNAFLAADPADLGALPPTVTRVLVPKGPDLPHDVGTADLVVVDPAVHGTAGRLAAAYPGTRLGTYLEVTDADTLAAACESARRDPCTVLRFRDPTNIPLEIVLAAAANADGLIVTVIGDAVEGAVHADVLEHGPGGVLLEAAQPGEATRLAAAVRHRSPDLELSTFTVTGITHAGAGERACVDTCTYLHQDEGILVGSRARALVLCVSETHPLPYMPTRPFRVNAGAVMSYTLADAEHTRYLSELRAGSTVLAVGADGRTRRVPVGRVKIETRPLLSIDAVAESGEAVNLIVQDDWHVRVLGPGAAVLNSTALRPGDTLLGYLPERARHVGYPIDELCHEQ; encoded by the coding sequence ATGACGGGCCGGCGCACGCAGTGCTGGCTGGATCTGCGGAACCTCGGCGAGGTCACCGACGTCGTCCGGGAAGAGGCGCTGCACGCCGGGTTCAACGCGTTCCTCGCCGCCGACCCGGCCGACCTCGGCGCGCTACCGCCGACGGTCACGCGCGTTCTCGTCCCCAAAGGACCGGACCTGCCCCACGACGTCGGGACAGCCGACCTGGTCGTGGTCGACCCGGCCGTGCACGGCACGGCCGGCCGTCTCGCGGCCGCCTACCCCGGCACCCGGTTGGGGACCTACCTCGAGGTCACCGACGCCGACACGCTCGCCGCCGCCTGCGAGAGCGCCCGCCGCGACCCGTGCACGGTGCTCCGGTTCCGTGACCCGACGAACATCCCGCTGGAGATCGTGCTGGCGGCCGCCGCCAACGCCGACGGTCTCATCGTCACGGTGATCGGCGACGCGGTCGAGGGCGCGGTCCACGCCGACGTGCTCGAACACGGGCCGGGCGGTGTGCTGCTGGAGGCCGCGCAGCCGGGTGAGGCGACCCGGCTCGCGGCCGCGGTCCGGCACCGCTCGCCGGATCTGGAGCTGTCCACGTTCACGGTCACCGGCATCACCCACGCGGGCGCCGGTGAGCGGGCCTGCGTCGACACGTGCACGTACCTGCACCAGGACGAAGGCATCCTGGTCGGCTCCCGGGCCAGGGCGCTGGTGCTCTGCGTCAGCGAGACCCACCCGCTGCCGTACATGCCGACCCGTCCGTTCCGGGTCAACGCGGGCGCGGTGATGTCGTACACGCTGGCCGACGCCGAGCACACCCGGTACCTGAGCGAGCTCCGGGCGGGCAGCACGGTGCTCGCGGTCGGGGCCGACGGCCGGACCCGCCGCGTTCCGGTCGGCCGGGTGAAGATCGAGACCCGGCCGCTGCTCTCGATCGACGCGGTCGCGGAGTCCGGGGAAGCGGTCAACCTGATCGTCCAGGACGACTGGCACGTGCGGGTCCTCGGGCCGGGCGCGGCCGTGCTGAACTCCACCGCGCTCCGCCCCGGCGACACGCTGCTCGGCTACTTGCCCGAACGGGCGCGGCACGTCGGGTACCCGATCGACGAACTGTGTCACGAGCAGTGA